The Cupriavidus necator N-1 DNA window CGCCACCGCATTCACGTTGACGTTGAAGCGGCCCCACTCGCGCGCCATGGCGCGGGTCATGCCGATCACGCCGGCCTTGGCGCCGGAGTAGTTGATCTGGCCGGCATTGCCGTTCAGGCCCGAGGTCGACGAGATATTGACGATCTTGCGGTACACCTCGCGGCCGGCTTCCTTGTCGGCGGCGGCCAGTGCCTTAATATGCGGGTAGGCGGCGCGCAGGATGCGGAAGGGCGCGGTCATATGGCAGTCCAGAATGGCGTACCACTGCTCGTCGCTCATCTTTTGCACCACGTCGTCCCAGGTGAAGCCGGCGTTGTTGACGATGATGTCGATGCACTTGAAATTGCTCATCGCCGTGTTGATGAAGCGATCGGCAAAGTCCGGTGCGGACACGTTGCCCACGCAGGCCACGGCTTCGACGCCCATTGCCTTCAGTTCTTCGACGGTCTGTTGCGCCGGCTCGGCGTCCAGGTCATTGATGACCAGGCGTGCGCCTTCGCGTGCCAGCCGCATGGCGATGGCGTTGCCGATGCCGCGGCCCGAACCGGTGACCAGTGCCACCTTGCCTTCAAGTGCTCCCATTTCAGACTCCTTGTGCTTGATTGGATTTACAGGGCAACGATGGCGTCGCCGAGGATCTTGCTTTCGCCATACTGGTTGGCGGTCTGGATTTCCAGCCTGACGCGTTTCTCGCCGTCGACTTCCAGCTTCTCCACCACGCGGCCGGTGCAGGTGATGCGATGGCCCAGGTGCGTGATGCCGACAAAGCGCACGCCGAACTGGCGCAGCTGGCGCTGGTCCACCCACTGCGTCAGCAGGCGGCCCAGGTAGGCCATCGACAGCATGCCGTGGGCAAACACGTCGGGCATGCCGGCCTTGCGGGCGTAGTCGGTGTCGATGTGGATGGCGTTGTGATCGTTCGAGGCGCCGGCAAACAGCGCCAGCGTGGTGCGATTGATCGGTTCCAGCGTCAGCGGCGGCAGGGTGTCGCCCACCTTGACCTGGTCGAAGCTCAGTTTGCTCATGGGAGTTCTCCGGTTCAGCCGTTGCGATGCACCAGCACGCTGCGCAGGTCCGCCACGTGCTCGCCGTCCTGGTTGGCGACGCGCGTCTCGCGCACCACGAACTCCAGCGCGCCCCCCTTCTTGTCGTAGATGTCGGTGATGGTGGTCTTGAAGTGCAGCGTGTCGCCCGCATAGGCCATACAGTGGTAGTCGAAGGACTGCTCGCCGTGCAGGATGCGGTCCGGCCGGATGCCGAGTTCCTGGCGCCAGGCGCTGGGCGGCTGCGTCAGTTCGAGCGAGAACAGGAAGGTCGGCGGCAGCGGCAGGCCCGGGTGGCCGGCGTCGCGCGCGGCGGCCTCGTCGATATAGACCGGGTCGGTCTGGCCGGTGGCCTTGGCGAAAAAGCGCAGCTGGCTGGCCGGCGCGGAGGTGCGGAAGTCCGCAATCACCCGGCCGATATGTTTCTTGTCGATCATGGATGGGCTCCTGTGTCGGGGTGTGCTCAGGCGTGCTTCTGGTACAGCGTGACCACGCAGGCGCCGCCCAGGCCGAGGTTGTGCGTCAGGGCCAGGCGTGCGCCTTCGACCTGGCGCTGGTCGGCGGTGCCGCGCAACTGCTGGACCATCTCGTAGCATTGCGCCAGGCCGGTGGCGCCCAGCGGGTGGCCCTTGGACAGCAGGCCGCCCGACGGGTTGACCACCCACTTGCCGCCGTAGGTGTTGTCGCCGTCGTTGACCAGCTTCTCGGCGCCGCCTTCCGGGCACAGGCCGAGGCCTTCATAGGTCAGCAGCTCGTTCTGCGCGAAGCAGTCATGCAGTTCGATCACGTCGATGTCCTGCGGGCCGACGCCGGCCTGCTCATACACCTGCTGCGAGCCTTCGCGCGTCATGTCGAAGCCGACCACGCGGATCATGTCGCGTGCGTCGTAGGCGCTGGGGCGGTCGGTGGTCAGCGACTGGCCAGCGATCAGCACGTCAGTCTTCAGGCCCTTCTTGCGGGCGAATTCCTCCGACACCACGATGGCGGCGGCGGCGCCGCAGGTTGGCGGGCAGGCCATCAGGCGCGTCAGCACGCCTTCCCACAGCGCCGGCGCGGCCAGCACGTCCTCGGTGGTCAGCACGTTGCGGAACACGGCCAGCGGGTTGTTGGCGGCGTGGCGGCTGGCCTTGGCGCGGATCCTGGCGAAGGTTTCGAGCTTCGTGCCGTACTTTTCCATATGGGCCTTGCCGGCGCCCGAGAACTGGCGGATGGCATTGGGTAGGTCCTTGCGGTCGACCAGTTCGTCCACCAGGCCGATGGCGCGCTCCAGCGCCGGGGCGCGGTCGTCCCAGCGCGACTTTAGCGCGCCGGGCTGCATGAATTCGAAGCCGACAGCGAGCGCGCAGTCCACCGCGCCGCTCTGCACCGCCTGGCGCGCCAGGAACAGCGCCGACGAGCCGGTGGCGCAGTTGTTGTTCACGTTGATGACAGGGATGCCGGTCATGCCGACCTGGTACAGCGCCTTCTGGCCGCAGGTCGAGTCGCCGTACACGTAGCCGGCGTAGGCCTGCTGCACGTCCTCATAGCCGAGGCCGGCGTCTTCCAGCGCCTGGCGCACGGCGGTTGCGCCCATCACGTCATAGGTGTCGCTGCTGCCCGGCTTCTTGAACGGGATCATGCCGGCGCCGGCGACGAAAACCTTGCGAGTCATGTGTGTGCTCCGATGAGTGTTTGTCTTGGGATCAGTGCTTACAGCTTGCGCGCGATCAGATCGCGCATCACTTCGCTGGTGCCGCCGTAGATGCGGGTCACGCGCATGTCGGCAAAGGCGCGCGCCACCGGGTACTCCATCATGTAGCCGTAGCCGCCGTGCAGTTGCACCATCTGGTCCAGAGCGGTGCCCAGCACTTCGGTCGCATGGAGCTTGGCGATGGCCGCTTCTTCCAGCGTCAGGCGGCGGCGGATGTGCTCGCCGAGGTAGTGGTCGACCAGCAGCCGCACTGAGATCGCCTGCGTCTTGATGTCGGCCAGCTTGAACTTGGTGTTCTGGAAGTCCCAGACGGTCTGGTTGAAGGCCTTGCGGTCCTTGACGTAGGCCAGCGTGTGTTCCAGGCAGACCTCCAGCTTGGCGGCGGCGCTGACCGCGATTGACAGGCGCTCCTGCGGCAGCTCGGCCATCAGGTAGCCAAAGCCCTTGCCTTCCTCGCCCAGCAGGTTTGCCACCGGCACGCGCACGTTGTCGAAGAACAACTCGGCGGTGTCCTGCGCGTGCTGGCCGACCTTGTCCAGCTTGCGGCCGCGGCGGAAGCCCTCGCGGTCGGCTTCCACCACGATCAGGCTGACGCCGCGCGCGCCGGCGGCCGGGTCGGTCTTGCAGACCATGATGATCAGGTCGGCGTTCAGGCCGTTGCTGATGAAGGTCTTGCTGCCGTTGATCACGTACTCGTCGCCATCGCGGATGGCGGTGGTGCGGATCGCCTTGAGGTCGCTGCCGGTGCCCGGCTCGGTCATGCCGATGGCCAGGATGCTCTCGCCGGAGCAGACCTTGGGCAGCCAGCGCTGCTTCTGTTCCTCGTTGCCGATGCGGGCGATATACGGCGCGATGATGTCGGAGTGCACGCCGAAGCCGACCCCGCTCAGGCCGGCGCGGGCATACTCTTCGGCATAGATCGCGGAATGGCCAAAGTCACCGCCGCCACCGCCGTACTCGGTCGGCAGCGTCACGCACAGCAGGCCTTCGCGGCCGGCCTTGAGCCAGGTCTCGCGGTCGACCTTGCCGGCTTTGTCCCATTCGGCTTGCCTGGGCAGGCATTCGCGTTCCAGGAAGCGGCGCACGGTGGTGCGGAACATCTCGTGGTCGTCACGATAGATGCTGCGGTTGATTTCCATTGAGTACTCCGGATGTCGGTCTGCGGGAGGTAGCCTCAGCCCAGCAATGCGGCCGTTGGTATGGCGCTAAGGTACCGGGGAGGAGGGGGCCGCGAACACCACCCGCATCAGGTGGCCGGAGACAGCAAAGAGGGGGCCGTGCTTGGGTCGCGCGGCCTTGGGGGGAGGGAGAGGGGGAGAGGGGGCGGCCGCGCCGTCAGTGCGGCACGTCAGGCGGCTGGGCGCCGCCGGCCTGGTCCAGCTCGCGGTCGCGGGCGCGGGCCACGGCCTCGTCGCGGCTGCTGACGCCCAGCTTGCGGAAGATGTTGCGCAAGTGCCATTTCACCGTCTCCGGCGACAGACCCAGGCTACGTGCGATCTTCTTGTTGGGCAGGGCCTGGCCGAGCAGGCGCACGACATCGGCTTCGCGGTCGCTCAGTTGCTCAAAGCGCGCATCGGCCCGGGCCGGGCTGCCGGCGGGCGCGGCAGCCGCGGCGGTGCCGGCTTCTGTGGCTCGCGGCGGCACGGTGGCCTGCAGCCGTTCGACATAGAAGGCCAGCACCGGGTCCAGCGTGGTGTTCGCGGCCACGCGCACGATCTGGCCGAGTGCGCCGGGGCAGGCATCGATCACGCTACGCATCAGGCCGAGCCGGTGGCCCCGGCGCAACCCTTCCAGTACATGCGCGCGTGCCGCCTCGGCGTCGCCGCGGCGCGATGCCACCACGGCCGCCAGCATGTGCATCTGCGCCACGTGGCGTTGCCAGCCGCGCGCCTCGCAGTACGCGATCAGCGCTGCGGTGCGGGCCTCGGCCCCGCACATGTCGTCATGCGCCAGGCTGAGCAGCAGGTGGGCGCGCTCGTTCACCATGTGGATGGCGTCCAGCGAGCCGCGCGGCGCGTTGCGATGGCGCGCGGCAATGGCGTCCAGGCGCGCCAGCGCCGCCTCGGCGGCAGCGATGTCGCCGCTGGCCAGGTGCAGCCGGATCTGGTTGGCCAGGCTCTGCGCCACCAGCCGGTCCAGGCGCAGTTGCGTGCCGTAGTCTTCCAGCCGCTCCAGCTGCGCGAAGGCATCGAGCCGGTGGCCGCAGATCCAGTGCGCGGCTGCCAGCACGGTGTGCACCCGCAGCACCGAGTCGGGGATCGATACCCGTTCGAGCACGTCGACCCGGTCTTCCAGCAGCCGGCGCGCGGCCTCCAGGTCGTTCTGCTCATACAGCGCCTCGCCCAGCAGGGCTGCGGCAAAGTACTCCGGCTCGGCGCCGGCGCCGCCGTGGCCCGCTTGCTCGACTTCGCGCAGCACGTCGCGGGCGACGCGCTCGGCCTGGATCATGTTGCCTTCCAGCGCATGGCTGAAGCCGATCATGCAGCGCCCGTTGAGCATGCCGCTGGCGGTGCCCAGCAGCGGCACGCCGTCGATCACCAGCGGCGGTGCCTCGGTCTGGATGCGGCGGGCGCGCTCGTAGTCGCCCAGGTGCATATAGAGCCACGACAGCAGGTTGTTGCGCGAGCCGATAAACAGCGCCGGCATGTCGGCGGGCGCGCTCTCGATCTGCGGCAGCAGCGCCAGCGCGCCCTGGCTGTCGTCGCGCAGCAGCACCAGGGAAAAGCGCAGCAGCGCCAGCCGGTAGCGCAGCGAGGCGTCGCCCGGCGGGATGTCGGCTTCGAGCCGGTCCGCGGCCGCGGCGCACGCGTCCAGGTCGCGCGAGAACATCTGTGTGCGCAGTGCCAGCAGGCGCAGTTCGGGGCGCGACTGCACCTGGTCGGCGGGGATGGTGCGCAGCAGCCCGAGCGCCTTGCGCACCTCGCCGCGCATGATCAGGGTGTCGGCAAAGCGCTGCACCAGGTCGGCGGCGGTGTCGGCATCGCCGGCCAGAACCGCGTGGCGCACGGCTTCTTCCAGCATGCGATGGTCGCGGAACCAGCGCCACGCCGCCGCGTGCACGGCGCGCTGCTGGGCCTCGCTGCGCGAGCGGAAACGCTGGGCCAGGGTTTCGCGCAGCAGCGGATGCAGCCGGTACCAGGATTCGCGCTCGGGGCCCTGCGCCGGGGTAATGAAGAGGTTCTCCTGTTCCAGCCGCGCCAGCAGCGCCAGAATCTCGCCTTCACCCAGCGCCTGCTCGCCCAGGGCCTCGCACAGCGACGCGGTGAAGCGTTCGCACGCGGCGGCACGCACCAGCAGCTCGGCTTCGTCCGGCGCCAGGCGCGACAGCACCTCGCGTTCGAAATACTCGGCGAAGGCGCCAGCATCCTGCACGCTGGCCTGCACGAAGCCGGTGGCAAAGGTGAGGCCGCTGGCGTTGGCCTTCTTGCGTTTCCAGTGCGCGGCAAAGAGCTGCAGGCCGGCCACCCAGCCGTCGGTCAGCTCGTGCAGCATGCGCGCATCGCGCGGGCTGATCTCGCCCAGCTGGGCGCGCAGGAAATGCTGCGATTCAGCAAGCGTGAAGCGCAGGTCGCGCTGGTCCAGCTCCAGCAGCATGCCCTGGTCGCGCAGGCGCCCGAGCGACAGTGGCAGCGCCACGCGCGAGGCCAGCACCACATGGAAATTGGCCGGGGCATAGTCGAGCAGCCACTGCAGCGGCTCCAGCACGCGCGGCGCCGTCAGGTGGTGCATGTCGTCGAGCACCAGCGTCACGTCGCGCGGGTGGGCAGCAATGCCGCGCACCAGCGCGATGATGGCGCGCTCGACGGCTTCGTCGTCCGTGCCGCGGTCGGCCAGCATCATGGCTTCGCGCGTCAGCGCGGGGCTGACCTCGGACAGGCAGCCGAGCAGGCGGTCCAGCCAGCGCTGGCGCTCGTTGTCGGCCGGCTCCAGCGTCAGCGCGGCCATGTCAAAGCCGAGCGCCAGCAGGTCCAGCCGCCATGCGGTCAGCAGCGCGGTCTTGCCGTAGCCGGCCGGGCCCTGCAGCACGATGCAGCGCCGGCGCCGCGCGTCGGTCGCTGCGCCAGCAGGCGCTCGCGCGCGACCACGCGCGCCGCGCTGCGCAGCGAGGCCGGGCGGGACGGCTGCGAGACTGGCGCGGCGGGCTGGCTACGGGGAGCGGCTGGCGGATTGGCTGGCGTCTGGGGCATGGGCGAGGCAGGACGGTGCAGGTGAGGTGCGGAGGAAATGCGGGCGAGGCAGCGCGATGCCGGGCAAAGGCGGCACGTTGTCGCGATTGTACTGGCAGACGCGGCGCGGCGGCCAAGCCACGCCTGGCCAGCTGTCCGGGTGGCCAGGGTGAGACGCGCACAGCACCCGCAGGCCACCCGGAACAGGTGGGGAAGGGTTTGCCGGGTGTCCGGCCACAAGGCGTCGCCTTATATTCGCGCAGCGGCAAGCCCGCCGGCGAAGCGCGTGCCTTTTCATGCCTGCACGCCTTCGCCCCTTCATTGTCTTGCCGCTTCGTCCCTTTGTCCCGCTTCAATTGCGCACCGCTGGACGCCCATGGAAACCATACATGCTGCCGTCGCGACCCGCCTCGTGCCGCCGCGCCAGAACCGGCGCGCGATCGCGCGCGAGATCCTGCTGCAGCGCCTGCACGACGCCAGGCATGGCCGGCTGGTATTGCTGACTGCGCCTGCCGGCTATGGCAAGACCACCGTCATGGCGCAATGGCGCCACCGCCTGCTGGCCGGCGGCGCGCGCGTGGCCTGGCTCACGCTCGCGCCGGAGGACGACGACCTGGGACAGTTCTGCGCCAGCCTCGATGCCAGCCTGCGACAGGCTGGCATCCGCGTGTGCCGGCCCGGCCCGGAGTTCGGCTTCGACCCGGCGCACCCCACCGCGTTGCTGCCCGCGTTCGTCGCGCTGCTGGACGGCGTGCCGGGCGAGGTCTACCTGATGCTGGACGGGCTCGACCGCCTGCGGCACCCGGCCACGCTGGCCTTCCTGCAGGGCGTGCTGAGCGCGCGCCTGCCGCACCTGCATATCGTCGCCGCGGCGCGCGGCGAGGCCGGGCTGGCCCTGGGCCGGCTGCGCGCCGGCGGAGAACTGGCCGAAGCCGGCCGCGCCGAGCTGGCCTTCAGCGTTGCCGAAACCCTGGCCTTCGTGGGCCAGCGCGTGGAAGGGCGCACCGCGCGCCGGGAGAGCTCGCAAGCCGCGGTCGACACGGCGGTGGTGCTGCAGGAAGTCACCGAGGGCTGGCCCGCCGGCCTGGAGCTGGTTGCCGCATCGCTGCGCACGGGCCAGGAACCGGCGTGGCCGCATGCGCAATCTGCCGCCCTGCATGCCTACTGGCAGGAGGAGGTGACTGCCGGATTGCCGCCGGCGTTGCTGGACTTCATGCGCTGTCTCGCGGTGCCGCGCCGCATCCATGCTGAGCTGGCCGCGCTGCTGGCCGGCTGCGCGCAGGCACCCGCGCGCCTTGCCGAGATCGCCGCGCGCAGCCTGTTCCTGGAGGCAGCCCCGCCCGAGCCGGATGAGGTTGCCGATGGGAGCGGGCAGGGCTGGTACCGCTTCCACCCGTTGTTCCGGGCGCACCTGCTGCATGAACTGGAGCACGGCACGGGTCCCGGGCCGCATGGACTGCCCGAGTTGCAGCGGCTGCACGGGCTTGCGTCCGCGTGGCTGGACCGTTGCGGCAAGCCGGCGGAGGCGATCGGACACGCGCTGTGCAGCGGCGACTTTGGCCGTGTGCTGGCGCTGGTGGAGGCCACCGCGGCCCACTTGCCCGGCGTCAGTCCGCTGCGGGACTTCCTGCAATGGGCCGACGGCATTGCACCCGCGCGGCTGGCGTTGCACCCGGCGCTGCTGCTGGCCTCGGCATGGGCATGCGTGGTATCGGTGCGGCCGCAGCACGCCGAGCACTGGATCCGGCGCTGGGAAGCCAGTGCCGGGCCCGGCGTGGATACCGTGGTGCACGCCACGATGATGCGCGCGACCATTGCCGCGCAGCAGGACGACCACGCGCGGGTGCAGGTGCTGCTCGACAGCCTGCAGGGCAGGCCGCAGGGCAATCCCGCGCTCGAGCAGATCCGCATGAGCCTGGCGTTGCGCTACGGCACCCTGCTGGGCTGCCAGCCCCGCTCGCGTGCGCCATACCGCTGCGCGGCGCAGCCCGGCGACACCGAGATCGCGCTGATGGGTGCCGGCACGCTGGCGCTGACGGCCTGGATCGAGGGCAACGCTTACGAGACACTGCGGCTCGGCACGGACGTGCTGGCGGCCGCGCAGCATGCCTATGGGCGCCGCTCGATCGCGGCCAGCCTGTGCGCGGTGGCGGTGGCTGCAGCACTGTACGAGCAGGACCGCATCGCCGAAGCCAGCCAAGTGCTGGCGGGCCGGCTGCAGACGCTGCGCACCGGCACCCCGGACGTGCTGATCGAAGCGGCGCTGTGCCATGCGCGGCTGCAATGGCTGGCAGGCGCGCGCCATGAAGCCCTGGCGGAACTGGTGGAAGCCGAAGCCATGTTCCACCGCCGCGGCCTGCCGCGCGGGGTGGCGCGCGTGGCGGCCGAGCGCCAGCGGCTGGCGCTGCTGGGCAAGGACCTGCGCCACGCGCAGCGGCTGCAGGCCTCGCTGGAGGAACTGGGCCGGCAAGATCCGGGCGATACACCGCGCGGCCAGGAAATCGCCGCTGTTGCGGCACTGGGCCGCGCACGGCTGGCGCTGGCGCAAGGCGAGCCCGCGCTGGCGCTTGCCGCGCTTGGCACCGTGCGCGGCCTGTACGTGGCTTCGATCCGGGAACCGCTGCTTGTGACTGTAGACCTGCTGCAGGCCACCGCGCTCGACGACCTCTATCGTCCCGATGAAGCGGCGCCGTATCTTGAAGCCGCGCTGGCAGCGGGCGAGCGGCTGGGGCTGGTGCGCACTTTCCTCGATGAAGGCGAACGTACCTTCGGCTTGCTGGCAGGCATGGCTGGCAGGGAGGACGGTGGCGCGGCGGGGCGCGGGGCTTACCTGGCGCGCCTGTGCGAGGCCGCCGCGATGACGGCGCCGCCGCCCGGGCCGGCCGAGCACAGTCCGGAGCCCGCCGCCGCGCCGGCTGCGTTGCCGGCCACGCTGCCGCCGGCCGACGTCGGCAAGGGCCGGCTGCTGACCCCGCGCGAGCGCGAGATCCTGGCGCTGCTGGAGCAGGCGATGTCGAACAAGCGCATTGCGCTGGTGCTCAACCTGAGCGTCGACACCGTCAAGTGGAACCTGCGGCAGATCTACGCCAAGCTCAACGTGTCGCGCCGCTACGATGCCATCTTGGTGGCGCGCAGCGCGGCGCAGCGGCCGGGCTGACCGTACCGGCCACCCGGCCGCGCGCTGGCCTTATTCCGCGGTGGCGCCGCTGGCCTTGATCATCTGGGCGATCACGGGCTCGGTCGCGTCGAATTCGCGCCGGAACTCCGCCGGCGAGTTGCCCACCGGATCCATGGCCAGCGCATCGAGCCGCGCGCGCATGGTCGGCGACTGGATCGACGCCCGCGCTTCGGTCTCGAGCCTGGACAGGACCGCCGCCGGCGTGCCGGAGCGCGCGAACAGGCCAAGCCAGGCTGGCGAGCGCAGTTCCTGCTGCTTCAGCCCGGCCTCGGCCATGGTCGGTACGTCGGGCAGCTCCTTGATGCGCTTGTCGCCCATCACCGCCAGGGCCGTCAGCCGGCCGCTCTTGATATGCGGGCCGAGCGTGCTCATCGAGCCGATCGCCCAAGCGATGTTGCCGGCGATCATGTCCTGCGCCATCGGTGCCTCACCCTTGTAGGCCACGTGCGCCATGTCCAGGCCGCGCACCTGATTCAGGTGCGCGCCGACCAGGTGCGGGAAGGTGCCGACGCCATAGGAGCCGTAGCTGACCTTGCCCTTGTTCTTCGCGGCCCAGTCGAGAAACTGCTGCATGTTCTTTGCCGGCACGTCCCGGCTCACCACCAGCACGATCTTGCCGACCGACACCTCGGTGATGAAGGCCAGGTCCCGGCGCACGTCGTACGGCACGTTGCGGTACAGGTGCGGCGTGTTGATCAGCGGCGAAGAGTGGCTGAGCAGGATCGTGTAGCCGTCCGGCGCGGCACGCGTAATGGCCTGCACGGCGATCACGCCCGCGCCACCGGGCTTGTTGTCGACGATGATGGTTTGCCCGAGACGCTTGCCCATGTCCTCGGCCAGCGCGCGCGCCACGGTGTCGGTGGCGCCGCCGGGCGGGCCCGGAACGACAAAGGTGATGGGACGCGACGGGTAGCTCTGGGCACCGCAGACGGCGCTCCATGCCATCACTGCCATCGCGATCAGGGACTTCATGCGCATGATGTGATACCTCGGGAAAGGGAATAGGAAACTGCGTAGCAAGAAGGGCTGCATGTGGGAAGTTATAGGATGCCCGGCACCTTGCATGCCCCCCATATCGGCTGGGCGGGATTGCCCTAGGTGCCGGCCAGTCGGGCAGAAAAAAAGAATGCTCCGGCACGAGGCCGGAGCAAAACACGCAGCCGGACGATGCGGCCAGGTGGAGATTGTGTTGTACCGCGCAGTCCCTTAGCGCTCTGCCATCAGCCCCAGGCCCTGTGCTTGCAACTGGGCCACGCCATCGGCATCGAAGCCCCAGTCGCGCAGCGCGGCGGCGCCATGCTCGCCACGCGCCGGCGCGGGCCCGGAGATCTCGGATGGCGTACCGAGGAAGCGCGGCGCCGGTGCCGGCTGCACCACGCCAGCGACTTCGACGAAGCTGCCGCGTGCGCGGTGATGCGGGTGGTTGGGGGCTTCGCTGAATTCCAGCACGGGTGCGATGCAGGCATCGCTGCCTTCGAACACGGCGCACCATTCGTCGCGCGTGCGGGTCAGGAAGACGGCCTCGAACTGCTCGCGCAGCACCGGCCAGCCGTTGCGGTCGTACTGGGCCGGCAGGTCCTTGCCGGCAAGGCCCAGCTTGTCCAGCAGCTCGGCGTAGAAGCGGCCCTCGACCGGGCCGATCGACATGTACTTGCCGTCGCGCGTGCGGTAGTTGTCATACCAGGGCGCGCCGCCGTCGAGCACGTTGGCCTGGCGCTCTTCGCGCCAGTTGCCCGAGGCCAGCAGGCCCCAGAACACCGCGCCGAGTTGCGCAGCGCCTTCGGTCATGGCCGCGTCGACCACCTGGCCCTTGCCGCCGCGCTGCACATTGAGCAGTGCCGCCACCACGCCAAGCGCCAGTAGCATGCCGCCGCCGCCATAGTCGCCGACCAGGTTCAGCGGCGGCACTGGTGCTTGCCCGGCGCGGCCGATACCCGACAACACGCCGGACAGCGCGACATAGTTCAGGTCGTGGCCGGCACGGTCGGCCAGCGGGCCGGTCTGTCCCCAGCCGGTCATGCGCGCATAGACCAGCCTGGGGTTGAGCGCCAGCGCGGCGTCGGGCCCCAGGCCCAGGCGTTCCATGGTGCCCGGGCGGAAGCCTTCGATCACCACGTCGGCGCGTTCGACCAGCGCCAGCGCTGCGCGCTGCGCTTGTGGCTGCTTCAGGTCCAGCGTGACCGAGCGGCGGCCGCGTCCGGTGATATCCACGCGCTTGCCGGTGGCCGACTTGGGCCCCAGGTCGGCCGGCGCCGCCGGGCGGTCGACGCGCAGCACGTCGGCGCCCATGTCGGCCAGCAGCATGGCGCCGAACGGGCCCGGCCCGATGGCTTCGAATTCCAGTACGCGGATTCCGCTCAGTACACCCATGGTGGTTCTCCTCTTGCCCAGTCCTGTTTGCATGGGACGCACCCATGCCCTTGAT harbors:
- a CDS encoding SDR family NAD(P)-dependent oxidoreductase; protein product: MGALEGKVALVTGSGRGIGNAIAMRLAREGARLVINDLDAEPAQQTVEELKAMGVEAVACVGNVSAPDFADRFINTAMSNFKCIDIIVNNAGFTWDDVVQKMSDEQWYAILDCHMTAPFRILRAAYPHIKALAAADKEAGREVYRKIVNISSTSGLNGNAGQINYSGAKAGVIGMTRAMAREWGRFNVNVNAVAFGLIHTRMTSADAKAGATVNIEGREIRVGLNPEALKTHAQRNPLGRGGTPEEAAGGVYLFCSPDSNYITGQVIAVAGNVQ
- a CDS encoding MaoC family dehydratase codes for the protein MSKLSFDQVKVGDTLPPLTLEPINRTTLALFAGASNDHNAIHIDTDYARKAGMPDVFAHGMLSMAYLGRLLTQWVDQRQLRQFGVRFVGITHLGHRITCTGRVVEKLEVDGEKRVRLEIQTANQYGESKILGDAIVAL
- a CDS encoding MaoC family dehydratase N-terminal domain-containing protein is translated as MIDKKHIGRVIADFRTSAPASQLRFFAKATGQTDPVYIDEAAARDAGHPGLPLPPTFLFSLELTQPPSAWRQELGIRPDRILHGEQSFDYHCMAYAGDTLHFKTTITDIYDKKGGALEFVVRETRVANQDGEHVADLRSVLVHRNG
- a CDS encoding lipid-transfer protein, with the protein product MTRKVFVAGAGMIPFKKPGSSDTYDVMGATAVRQALEDAGLGYEDVQQAYAGYVYGDSTCGQKALYQVGMTGIPVINVNNNCATGSSALFLARQAVQSGAVDCALAVGFEFMQPGALKSRWDDRAPALERAIGLVDELVDRKDLPNAIRQFSGAGKAHMEKYGTKLETFARIRAKASRHAANNPLAVFRNVLTTEDVLAAPALWEGVLTRLMACPPTCGAAAAIVVSEEFARKKGLKTDVLIAGQSLTTDRPSAYDARDMIRVVGFDMTREGSQQVYEQAGVGPQDIDVIELHDCFAQNELLTYEGLGLCPEGGAEKLVNDGDNTYGGKWVVNPSGGLLSKGHPLGATGLAQCYEMVQQLRGTADQRQVEGARLALTHNLGLGGACVVTLYQKHA
- a CDS encoding acyl-CoA dehydrogenase family protein codes for the protein MEINRSIYRDDHEMFRTTVRRFLERECLPRQAEWDKAGKVDRETWLKAGREGLLCVTLPTEYGGGGGDFGHSAIYAEEYARAGLSGVGFGVHSDIIAPYIARIGNEEQKQRWLPKVCSGESILAIGMTEPGTGSDLKAIRTTAIRDGDEYVINGSKTFISNGLNADLIIMVCKTDPAAGARGVSLIVVEADREGFRRGRKLDKVGQHAQDTAELFFDNVRVPVANLLGEEGKGFGYLMAELPQERLSIAVSAAAKLEVCLEHTLAYVKDRKAFNQTVWDFQNTKFKLADIKTQAISVRLLVDHYLGEHIRRRLTLEEAAIAKLHATEVLGTALDQMVQLHGGYGYMMEYPVARAFADMRVTRIYGGTSEVMRDLIARKL
- a CDS encoding LuxR C-terminal-related transcriptional regulator, with protein sequence MLQGPAGYGKTALLTAWRLDLLALGFDMAALTLEPADNERQRWLDRLLGCLSEVSPALTREAMMLADRGTDDEAVERAIIALVRGIAAHPRDVTLVLDDMHHLTAPRVLEPLQWLLDYAPANFHVVLASRVALPLSLGRLRDQGMLLELDQRDLRFTLAESQHFLRAQLGEISPRDARMLHELTDGWVAGLQLFAAHWKRKKANASGLTFATGFVQASVQDAGAFAEYFEREVLSRLAPDEAELLVRAAACERFTASLCEALGEQALGEGEILALLARLEQENLFITPAQGPERESWYRLHPLLRETLAQRFRSRSEAQQRAVHAAAWRWFRDHRMLEEAVRHAVLAGDADTAADLVQRFADTLIMRGEVRKALGLLRTIPADQVQSRPELRLLALRTQMFSRDLDACAAAADRLEADIPPGDASLRYRLALLRFSLVLLRDDSQGALALLPQIESAPADMPALFIGSRNNLLSWLYMHLGDYERARRIQTEAPPLVIDGVPLLGTASGMLNGRCMIGFSHALEGNMIQAERVARDVLREVEQAGHGGAGAEPEYFAAALLGEALYEQNDLEAARRLLEDRVDVLERVSIPDSVLRVHTVLAAAHWICGHRLDAFAQLERLEDYGTQLRLDRLVAQSLANQIRLHLASGDIAAAEAALARLDAIAARHRNAPRGSLDAIHMVNERAHLLLSLAHDDMCGAEARTAALIAYCEARGWQRHVAQMHMLAAVVASRRGDAEAARAHVLEGLRRGHRLGLMRSVIDACPGALGQIVRVAANTTLDPVLAFYVERLQATVPPRATEAGTAAAAAPAGSPARADARFEQLSDREADVVRLLGQALPNKKIARSLGLSPETVKWHLRNIFRKLGVSSRDEAVARARDRELDQAGGAQPPDVPH